The following DNA comes from Streptomyces globosus.
TCACCGGCTACCAGTCGGACCTCATCAACAAGGCTGCTCCCGGCTGCCGGACCCTGCACAGCCCCCGGTGGGCCCACACCAACATGGCCGCCAGCCTCCTGGTGGCCGCAGACGCGGGCCTGCTGGAGGACGGCGCTGTCATCTCCTACAGCGACATCGTTGTTGAGCCTCGCGTCGTGACCACTCTGCTGAGCGCCCCGCGCGCTCCGCTGACCCTGCCAGTCAACACCGCCTGGCTCGATGTGTGGAGCGAGCGCATGGCGGATCCCCTTGCCGACGCGGAACGCCTCATCCTCGACGCCAACGGAAGGTTGCTGGACATCGGCGGCGCCCCTCGTGGCCTGCACGAGGTGCATGCGCAGTTCATGGGACTCCTGCGTCTGGACCCGGACGGCGCCCGACAGCTCATCTCCTTCTACCGCGACGCCCTCGACGCCGACAGTGCAGCCGAGCACTGGGACACCACCACTCTCCTCAGCGCCTGGCTGAACGCCGGCGGAACAGCTCACACCGTGCCTGTCCGCGGCGGCTGGCTGGAGGTCGACACCCCCGAGGACAAGGACCGCTACGAGGAACTGCACCGCCTTGGGCGCCTGGCCGCCATCTGCGCACTCGACACCACCGAAAAGGACGGCGACAACCGATGACGAACACCCTCCCCAGCACCACACTCCCGACGGCTGTGCACTTCAGCGGTCTCGGTGGCAAGGGAATCGCCCCTGCCGCCTCCCTGGCCTTGGCCGCCGGCATGCGAGTGACCGGCGACGACCTGGTGCCCAACCACCGCACTGACATCTTCACCGCCCACGGCGTACCGGTGGCTCTCGGCGTCAATCACATGCCCCGTGACGTCGACCTGCTCGTCTCCAGTGCGGCTGTGCCCGTGAACACGGCTGCCCCCATCCACCAGATGGGGCGGCTGGAATTCGTCCAGCACCTGTTCTCCGAGCACCGCAAGCGCATCCTGGCCGTCGCCGGATCGCTGGGCAAGTCCACTGCCGCAGCCATGGTTCACCGCATCCTGTCCCGTGTCGCTCCCTCCGCCTACATCGGAGCCGACGTGCCGGGGCTGCTGTGCGGCGGAGAACTCACGACCGGGGAATGGGCCGTGGTCGAAGCCTGCGAGTACCGCAGTGC
Coding sequences within:
- a CDS encoding NTP transferase domain-containing protein; this encodes MRTIILAAGRGSRLGPLTDQRPKSLVPLAGIPLLTRLLNALRTAGLSDITIVTGYQSDLINKAAPGCRTLHSPRWAHTNMAASLLVAADAGLLEDGAVISYSDIVVEPRVVTTLLSAPRAPLTLPVNTAWLDVWSERMADPLADAERLILDANGRLLDIGGAPRGLHEVHAQFMGLLRLDPDGARQLISFYRDALDADSAAEHWDTTTLLSAWLNAGGTAHTVPVRGGWLEVDTPEDKDRYEELHRLGRLAAICALDTTEKDGDNR